From Bactrocera oleae isolate idBacOlea1 unplaced genomic scaffold, idBacOlea1 ctg00000011.1, whole genome shotgun sequence, a single genomic window includes:
- the LOC138858636 gene encoding uncharacterized protein: MPPPRRRRVKSLAGSEESGPSTVTVDTSGDEMTGPSVRSPPRQKARLGSAGETGGEEGGSGSGCGCGKGDTAEKVAVHSAKSGEGAADVAAQKSGAGEVGLVRGDEGAKKTGENKASARKSSAGKKDAAKGSAVIVGGGA; the protein is encoded by the coding sequence atgcctccaccacggaggaggagggttaagtcCCTCGCTGGAAGCGAAGAGTCGGGGCCATCAACTGTTACGGTCGACACTTCGGGTGACGAGATGACGGGGCCATCGGTAAGGTCCCCGCCACGGCAgaaggcgcgtttggggtcgGCGGGTGAAACGGGGGGTGAAGAGGGCGGGAGCGGTAGTGGTTGCGGTTGCGGTAAgggtgacaccgctgaaaaagtGGCTGTTCACTccgcaaagtcgggcgagggTGCAGCAGATGTGGCTGCGCAGAAATCGGGCGCTGGCGAAGTTGGTCTCGTGCGGGGTGACGAGGGCGCGAAAAAGACGGGAGAAAATAAGGCGAGCGCGAGAAAAAGTAGTGCGGGCAAAAAAGACGCTGCTAAAGGGAGCGCGGTTAttgtcgggggtggtgcg